aataaaaaaaagcattttaccccaaaaatgcgttattcattgaaaaactacccaaaaatggttcatagttttgaaaaacaaaaaaattgtattgCTCTTCATAGAAATAACtcaaaaatttaacccaacactccgTAACTCATAAATTCGGTTATCAAAATAAACCAGCATTTTTTAGCAGGTATGTTGCCTGTGCTATGATATTTctgaaaaatacattatttaaccCCTAAGTTTGGACtccaaaaaaatcacatttactTAAAACTTCTTACAAAGCGGCCCCTGTAACTTTGTGTTAAGTCGATTCACCGCCAAATTTGCTACACGCCTTTAagggactgacaagcacatgtgTGCAGAAATTGATCGATatcagttgaaaaaaaaaaacgcgggcAACACGGTCGAACAGGGGTTagagcatgtgcctcacaatacgaaggttctgggttcgatccctggggtctttctgtgtggagtttgcatgttctgcccgtgactgcgtgggtttgcTCCGAGTACTCCGGATTCCtgccccctccaaagacatgcacctggcgatgggttggccctaaattggccctagtgtgtgaatgtgagtgtgaatgttgtctgtctatctgtgttggccctgtgatgaggtggcgacttgtcccagggtgtaccctgcccatcgaccgaatgcagctgagataagctaggctccagcacaaacccccctcccccccacaaaaagggacaaacggtagacaatagatggatggatagttaaagtaccaatgatagtcacacacacaccaggtgtggtgaaattcgtcctctgcatttgacccatccccttgttcaccccctgggaggtgaggggagcagtgggtgccgcgcccgggaatcattttggtgatttaacccccaattccaacccttgatgctgagtgccaagcagggaggtaatggctcccatttttatagtctggtatgactcggccggggtttgaactcccaacctaccgatctcagggcagacactctaaccactaggccactgagtaggttgaaaagttccatccatccatcatcttccgcttatccgaggtcgggtcgcggaggcagcagcctaagcagggaagcccagacttccctctctccagccacttcgtccagctcttcccgggggatcccgaggcgttcccaggccagccgggagacatagtcttcccaacgtgtcctgggtcttccccgtggcctcctaccagctggacgtgccctaaacacctccctagggaggcgttcgggtggcatcctgaccagatgcccgaaccacctcatctggctcctctcgatgtggaggagcagcggctttaagttgagctcctcccggatgacagagcttctcaccctatctctaagggagagacctggaaactcatttcggccgcttgtacccgtgatcttatcctttcggtcatgacccaaagctcatgaccataggtgaggatgggaacgtagatcgaccggtaaattgagagctttgccttccggctcagctccttcttcaccacaacggatcggtacaacctccgcattactgaagacgccgcaccgatccgcctgtcgatctcacgatccactcttcccccactcgtgaacaagactcctaggtacttgaactcctccacttggggcagggtctcctccccaagccgTTGAAAAGTTGATTAGTTGAAAAATCAGCTGCCAGCAAGAAAAGTGTCCTTGCAGAAGTACCTGCAGGACCTGGCAACTAATTGTTCCAAAGACGTTTATAGAGTTTAATGATAATCAAACGTTGAGGGTCTAAGTATtgcatgtatgctagcatgtcttcCAAAACCTGTTGGCCAACAAGGGGGCACCACAAATTTAAATTATATTCATGTAAAAAGAAATGGTGTCCTCATGTCATCATTTCTTGGCAAGGCGCTTTTTGATCTAATGTCATTTATGTATACtatgacaagcagtagaaaatggacggattggATGTGTCCATATTTTCCCTGAGAGTAAAAAGTATCAAGGTAGTAAGTGTGGGTCTCAGTTTTCAAATGACAAAGCTCCCTATGAGGAACGATGATACTGACCAGTTGCTGTGACCGTGTCCGAGACATGCGTGATGGAGAATCTGGAGACCATAAATCGGTTCATTGCCACTGTTGCAGATTTCACCACCTCTGGACTGTTTGAGGGTGAAGCGAGTGTCGGTTCGGTCTCGGGCGTTGAATCAGGTGGTGGTTTCTCAAATGCTAGATCTTCTTCCCACTTGTGACCTAACAGCAAATGAACAGTCATTGGGTGTCACCACTGACAGCTGACTCCAACCTTGACCCTTCTCACCTTCCTCTGCATCGTCTTGGTCCTCTGCGTCACTCTGTGTCTCACAGGTTGAGAGAGGCGTCTCAAGCTGAAATGTGTTTTCATCCAGTGGTTCCTTCATGCTGTACTCCGCTTCATCTGAGAAGTTGAAGTCCACGAGTTCTCCGGTCGGGCTCTCCTGGAGATCACAGCAACAATGAATGAATAAAGAACCTTATTTCGAGGCCCGACTCAAAGACTGTTTTTGACGCCGTACTTGGTCAAAGAGGAACACGGTGACGTCGTCAAAAAAGGACACGGCCTTTTTCTTTCTCTCCAGTTTGTCACAGAAGGACTGAGTGAGAAGCGTCGGCATCTTCAGGAGGCCGCGGAGGTGTCGTGCCCTGCTGCTGTCGCTCACCACCACCGGCACCGTGCTCAAATCTTCGTCACTGCCCTCGCTGTCTTCCTCCGCCTGGATGCTGTAGGTCCTCAACTCTTCGTCTGACTCGCTGTCCTCGGAGTCATCCTCGTCCTCTGCCTCCTCCAGGGGTGCTCTCAAGGCTTCTCCGCACAACTCGAGCATCGACGAAGAAGATGACAGCTCGGCCGCGACAGTTGGCTCTTCACATAAACTGTCGCATTCCTCGGCATCGATGTCCTCAAATTCTTCCTCATTCATGCGGACTCCTTCCATTCTTTCCTCCGATGTTTCCACATGATTGAATTCCGGGAGTTCGTCATCCACTGTGGTTTGATCAGTGTTCTCTTTCGTCTCATTGTCATCTTCGTAATCAGATACGGTGGATTCAGAGCAGGAAATTTGCATCCGGCCACAGTCTTCAGATCGCTTACTCTCGTCCTGACAGTTACCCGAGGCCTCTTGGACAGTGGAGGACAATTCAGACCCAGTGGAATTGCTGAGTTCCGAGCGAGGCTCTTCTTGGTGCTCTGTGTCCAACCCCAGGTCATCATTCTCTGGTGCAGCCTCTTTGGTCAAGCAACCGCCCATCTGTGCGGGAAACGGTGACAACATGGAAAGCCCAGGTGTAGAAAGGAGGTCAGAGGGTTTAGCTAAAACACAACGTTTAATTTGTCTCAGGTCCTCAGTGATATTAAACTCCCTTTTGGTAGCATCAACATCTTCATAAGAACTCAGTTTTTCTGCAAGTTTCGTTGGACCTGGAAAGAATTTACTGTCATCCTCTCGTGGACTTTTGTCGTTTTCATAGTCAGAAAAGTAGGCCGAGTCCCTGTAAGGATGTTTGTCAGTCATTTGCTTTAACTGGACTTCTGAGGCACTGGTGAGACCTTGATGCACTTGCAAAACAAGTTCACCTCTTTGGGGATCAGAGAGCTCCTTAAACATAAATTCCGGGGATCCGTTGTTTTCTGTGTCATAGCCGCTATCCAGGGATTTTGGCTGGGCAGGAGTACTGAAGGAGTCTGGGCTGAAGGCTTGGTCAGAGGTGCTTGCCACAGATGAAGAGAGGTTCATGGTGTCCACAGAGTCAGTAGTTCTCTCTGGATTCTTCACTGGACTCAACTCGTACTCCTGTATCTCTGCATAATCAAGGTTAAAATCAGCGAATATGCCTGATGTAATATCTGTGAAGTCATCATCCTCCTCGCTGTAGTCTCCAAGCTCCACTAAGGTACAAGTGGAATTCCTGGTCCTAATTCCACTCCCGAGCTCTTTCTTGTTTTTTTCCAAAGAAGCGTAATTTAGTCCTATGTCTCTTAGAGTAGGGACTCCTATTGAAGCATCCTCCCAAATGCCAGTCATCTTCTCTGGTAGTACTTCAATCCGGCCAATCCGAGACTCTTTGAAGGAGGAAGGTGACTGTAAATAACTTGGCTCAGGTATCTTCTTGGGCTCAGAATGGAGTCTCTCTCCATTAAGTATCAACTGATTGTTATTGTTCCCACTGGCACTGGAGTTGGCAATGCAATCATTACTTTGTAAACTGGCTAAGTTGTTTTGCTCCGGACTGGTCCGCCTATCTTGGTGACACAGGTGAATGTATGAACCTAATTCTTTGGGTTGACTCGTAGAAGTACAAGCAGATTCTCCTTCTCCTGCCTCCAGTTTAGAAGTTTTGCAACTGCGGAAGGTTTTGGTGGTGTCCTTGGTTAAACACCACAGTTCTGTTGTGTTATATTGAAGATCTAGATAGTTTTCCATCCTACTTGTGTTCCTTTTGCTGAAACTCAGTATGTTGTTGTTGGCAGAATGGTTCGAAGTCCAATTTGTGGCTTCTTCTTCAAAGAAAGCACCATCGTTTATGTTTCTGCCCCTCTGACAGCCCACCAGCAGGCCATCACCTGTCTCAATATCTATGCTAATGTGGTTACCGATGGGTAGTGTCTTTTGTAGGGAGCCCACTGCACTAATAGAGCCGCTTCTGTTTTCAAGGTAGGGGTCACACAAACCTAAGCTGGGGCTGCTTATTGCTTGTGTCAGACTAGATTGACTTTCTGAACATTCCACTGGATGGCCAACGTTATATTCAAACAGATGGTGTGGGTGGTCAACGTTGTAGTCAGCGTCAACTAGAAAGGAAGAGGTGCATGCACGGGATTGTCGTAACATCACAGGGCTGCTGTATGCCTGTCTTATAAGGGGGTCCATGGTTAGCTGCAAAGTGGGGCTTGAATCTGAGTCATAGGCTGTTGATTTGGTGCTGTCTGCAGTTGACCAATAAGCATTTGATTGTGTTGTGGGGGTCTGAGTCTCGGGGGACAACCTTGTGTTGCCACACTTCAGTGCAGGACTGCAGTCTactgtgttgtcatccaagttaAGGTTACATTCTGATGTTTCTTCTATACGGATGTAATACTCGCTGCTGACAGAGGGACTGAGGGCGCTTAAAACCGGGACCACACAGGGATGCTCTGGTTCATAGTAGGATGACGATACGCTTGATAACTCAGTCCTGCAGCTGGCATCACTTGAATAGTATACATCCTGGTAGTGAGGGTTCCCCTGGCACAGAGGTCCACTAGTGGACGATGAGCAGTAGGGATGCTCAGCTCTGCCTTGCTCCCATTTGTACTCAAAGTTGAGACCGTGACTGGTCTCCGTGACGGTCAACAAGTCGTCTCCCGTGTCAGAGTGGAAGCTGTCAGAGAAGTGCTTCAGCAGGGGGAAGGATGATGAGGCAGACGAGGCCGGCTCTGCCGCCTGAGTTTGGGTCTGGATGCGGGCCTCAGCCGCGGCAAGTGTTGGCGTGAGGACAAGTGGTGCGGCTGTGTGTGGGGGACTTCCCAGCAAGTTGGGTCTCAAAGCATTCCAGCGTTCTTCGAAATCTTCCTCAACCTCACTAGAGCTTTTAGCGCAGAGGTATGTTAACAAGAGGTGAACTTCCTCGCTACTTGGTCTTAGCTCTGGTTGCAGCCAGCAGAACTGCATTACTTCATACCTAGAGACAGACACACATGGTTTAACGACAACATTTCTATGACAAATATCTACGCCACTGAATATTCTCACCAGCGCTCAGCAAGAGGTAAGTGGATCTGCGGTTTGGCCAGTTTGAGCTGCTGTTCTCTGACGGCATATGTCAGCACCTGTCTGTCCGAATACTGTCTGTATGGCTGCTCTCCGAACTCAAACAGCTCCCACATGGTCACCCCCAATGACCTAAAAAAGACCGGAGCAATGAATTTAAGGCTGTCTCTAGAGCTTGAATCCAAACAAAGAAAACTTGCTTAGCCATTTAAATATCATACCATATGTTGCTTGATTTAGTCTGATTAACAATCAGCAGGTTTCCATGGACTTCGTCTATGAGCTCAGGGGCAATCCAACGCAGGGGCACCCAGATCTGGTCTTGTGTAAAATAGTAGTCCTCCTGCAGGTTTAAATACACTGAATCAGCTAAGTCGGCAACAACCTGCCTTGATGAATAGTATACTAAAGTGCAAGTCAAACCTTATACAGACTGTGAGAAAGCCCGTAGTCTCCGATTTTAACCGACATTTCTGAGGTTAGCAGGCAGTTTCGTAGGGCCAGGTCACTGTAAAGGCAAAAATcccttttgaatttttttggaaCCTCTTGCATTATAATTGTGTAGCATCTGTGACCCAATAAAATCTGACCTTGACCCAAAAAATGGGTGCTGTCCCACAGTTTTGGAAACGATATTCTAATCTGTTCCACTGAGTCACTTAGTATTGTCTCACCTCCTCCACAAACTTCATCCTCTGACCAAGTTGCCATGGCAGCCACAGAACGATGAGAAAGCCCAAGAGGAGGAGTCCGGGGTCGCCCCCGGCAACAAAATCACTGATGCTGGAGTTTTGAGACTACGACTCTGGCAGCACCAGGATGTTGTTGCAAGGAACGACCAGCAGAGGGCAGCACTGGCGCATGCTGAGGAATTCTAGGCTGCTAAAAGACTGAAAGGGTGATTACCTGTGTATGAAGTTGTTGTTATGGAGGTGTAAAAGCCCCGAGGCGATGTCGCAGGCCATTCGCTGGAGGATGAGCGGGTCGGGAGTTTCTGAGTCGGTCACCCGGCACCCACAGAGATAGCTTTTCAAGTCACCCTTAGGGAAAAACCAGCAAAACATGTCACTACAGCCCCCTAGAAAGGGATAGAGGTCGCTAAAAGTCTCCTACCAGCGGACAAAACTCCATGACAAGCAGATAAGGAGTGACCTCCGAGCATTGGGCCAAGCACTGCAAGAGGGCGGGGTGCTGTAAGGTCCGAAAAGGCtggacctcctccaggaactgcatcTGGTCCTGCACACTGGCGCTGGCCTTCAGCTCTTTGACCACCACCTGGGTGGTGCTGAGACCCACGTTGACCTCGCCCAGCAACACCTGTCAGGTGCACACAGCAAGTTTAGGGCTACACCTATAAAGCGGGCACACAGGTTGCGGGCAACATCCTACCAAATAGTTTTGTTGCCTGTTTTATTTGGTaaatcatatgttttttttacatacagtcacggtcagaagtttacatacataatgtcatggctgtcttgagtttccaataatttctacaactcttatttttttgtgatagagtgattggagcacaaaaaacattcatgaagtttggttcttttatgaatttattatgggtctactgaaaatgtgaccaaatctgccgggtcaaaagtatacatactgcTATGTAAATATCTGGTTATTTGACAAGTTTcagtgcaataaggcgcttttggtagccatccacaagcttctggttgcatttttgaccaaaattggtgcaaaatttctgacatggacttgtttcttcggcattgttcacatgtttacgtcaggactttgggaaggccattctaaaaccttaaatctagcctgatttaaccattcctttaccacttttgatgtgtgtttggggtcattgtgtaATGgttgggtcgcatggtgatgcgggttcgttctctcaaggatgcagacacaacgtgaaggtaagaacaaatgatttatttaaaaataattcagattatgaaaaagaaaaaattgCCCAAggcacaaaagacaaaacaaaagagctagcatgggagctagaagataacaaggcctagcatggaggctagcaagTACAAAACTGGGGAACAAAAGTTGTTACTCGTTGTGTTGACACAAACTATGAATCCAGCCCGAATGAACCAAGGAGGCAAGCTTAAATCAAGACAGTaattacaaaacaggtgtgcatccggaacaagtggcaggtggaactaatacggaactatggtgacaaaacaaacaaggaagtgcaaccaggaactaaagaagtcaaacacaaacagaatataatacaaaaagactcaaaacctaaacataatatgatccgggcagcggatcataacacattgtcctgttggaacacccaactgtgcccaagacccaaactccgggctgatgattttagatttTCCCGAAGAAtttggctaccaaaagcgcctttttgcagtgaaacttgccaatggaggtgtaaccaaatattaacattgctggatgtatacttttgacccagcagatttgctcacatttaaatgaattcataaaagaaccaaacttcatgaatgtttttttgtgaccaagtatgtgctccaatcactctatcaccaaaaaaaaataagagttgtagaaattattggaaactcaaaaatGACTAAAATTAGCCACAGAAGAGCGATCCTGTCAAATACCGGGAAGAAAGGAGGCGGACTGGTGCAGAGTTTTGACAGACAGATACTGTCGACGTTGTGTTGCAGGGATAAAAAGAGTCGTGATTTACCTTGCCGAACCAGCCATGGCCAATCTCCTTGAGATAAAGTAGACTATGGCGGCTGAGGTCTGAAGATTTGAGAAgctggactagaaaaaaaagacaaaaatacaagATTTTTAGAATGTAGAAAGATACAAAGTCAAAGACAAAGGTCATCTTCAAACGCTATTGCAATTGGAGCAGGATCAGTTTGATAACAAAACAAATGCAACAtcatattggatttttttttttttaatgtacagtcATAGCTataatgaaatgaaaaaaaacatattggttTTAATctccccaaaaatatatttttgctttttttttgtaataggtACTTGAAAAAGTACTTTTGAAAAGTGCTGCCTTTGCAATTATCTTCAGTCTGTAAAAGAATAAATGTATCTCCAAGTTTAGTGAAAACAACAGCCAAAAATCTTTTTAGATACACACTTTTAATTTATATTAGGGGTCCCCAAAgttttttgactcagggggccgcattaggttaaaaaaaaattggctggGGCCCAggctgtttgtatatatatatatatatatatatatatatatatatatatatacatatatatatatatatatatatatatatatatatatatgtgtgtatatatatatgtatgtgtgtgtatatatgtatgtatgtgtgtgtgtatatatgtatatatatatatgtttgtttatatttatatttatgtgtgtgtatatatatgtttttgtgtatatatgtatatatatatgtatatatatatgtatttatttatatgcatatatatatatatatatgtgtgtgtacatatgtatatatatgtctatatatatatatatatatatatatatatatgtgtgtatatatatatgtgtgtgtgtgtgtatgtatatatatgtatatatatttatatatatccatccatccatccattttctaccgcttattccctttcggggtcgcggggggcgctggcgcctatctcagctacatgtattaatatatatatatatatatatatatattaacttgggacttcctgtgGGTTGGATTTTGAACACTTGGGGAtgtttgggcacccctgatttagatatttgtttttttcacaaatttgcaaaaacatttttatttgataacAACTTTAATTTACACTTTTTAGCATTCAGGGACATTTTATCGAAAGCCAATCAGCGGTTTTAAATAATCAAAGATAAAAATGTGACAAATTTGGAGATAATCTACCTGACTTTCATTGGACAACAATTCACCTTTAATGACATTTCATAACATTtaaaattggggaaaaaaaataaattaatcaaaCACTGCCTTTACTCGTATGATCGCCAAATGGTgatttacattttaaatttttgattaaaaaaaaagaaaaagctttaAAAAGCTTGTTAAATTTGAAGGTTCTGAATTTTCATTCggacacaaaaaaacatatcgACATTTCAATAGATGGAAAAATGCACTAACCAATAAACACGGATTTTATAATTGTTTCTATctcatgaaaatgatcaaatttgtgtgtgtttagatgttgcaaaaaaaatataccaCATTTTGAGATGCATAATTTTCATTGGGCTATGACTTCACAGGCGCTACATAATATCTGTATATTTTGATATGCAAATCCCGCCATAGCTTTTACTGTCCTATGATGAAAAAAGTGTATCTCCACAAGGACTTCACAGGCACTACAAAATATCTGTATATTTTGATGTGCAATTTCTGAAATAGTTTTTACCATCCTATGATGAAAAACTTGCATCTCCACAAGGACTTCAAAGGCACTACATAATGTCTGTATATTTCGTTGTGCAAATTCCTCCAGTTTTTACCGTCCTATGATGAAAAACATGTATCTTGACAAGGACTTCACAGGCACTACATAATATCTGTATATTTCGATATGAAAAACTTGTATCGCCACAAGGACTTCACAGGCACTACATAATATCTGTATATTTCCTTGTGCAAAATCTGCCATAATGTTTACCGTCCTATGATGAAAAACGTGTATATCCGCAAGGACTTCACAGGTACTACATAATGTCTGTATATTTTTCGTTGTGCAAATTCTGCTTTAGTGTTTACCGTCATACACTGAAAAACAAATATCTCCACAAGGACTTCACAGGCACTACATAATATCTGTATATTTCGATATGAAAAACGTGTATCTCCACAAGGACTTCACAGACActacataatatatgtatatttcgtTGTGAAAATTCCGCCAGTTTTTACCGTCCTATAATGAAAATCTTGTATCC
The DNA window shown above is from Nerophis ophidion isolate RoL-2023_Sa linkage group LG23, RoL_Noph_v1.0, whole genome shotgun sequence and carries:
- the aatka gene encoding serine/threonine-protein kinase LMTK1 isoform X2, translated to MRIQRVQLLKSSDLSRHSLLYLKEIGHGWFGKVLLGEVNVGLSTTQVVVKELKASASVQDQMQFLEEVQPFRTLQHPALLQCLAQCSEVTPYLLVMEFCPLGDLKSYLCGCRVTDSETPDPLILQRMACDIASGLLHLHNNNFIHSDLALRNCLLTSEMSVKIGDYGLSHSLYKEDYYFTQDQIWVPLRWIAPELIDEVHGNLLIVNQTKSSNIWSLGVTMWELFEFGEQPYRQYSDRQVLTYAVREQQLKLAKPQIHLPLAERWYEVMQFCWLQPELRPSSEEVHLLLTYLCAKSSSEVEEDFEERWNALRPNLLGSPPHTAAPLVLTPTLAAAEARIQTQTQAAEPASSASSSFPLLKHFSDSFHSDTGDDLLTVTETSHGLNFEYKWEQGRAEHPYCSSSTSGPLCQGNPHYQDVYYSSDASCRTELSSVSSSYYEPEHPCVVPVLSALSPSVSSEYYIRIEETSECNLNLDDNTVDCSPALKCGNTRLSPETQTPTTQSNAYWSTADSTKSTAYDSDSSPTLQLTMDPLIRQAYSSPVMLRQSRACTSSFLVDADYNVDHPHHLFEYNVGHPVECSESQSSLTQAISSPSLGLCDPYLENRSGSISAVGSLQKTLPIGNHISIDIETGDGLLVGCQRGRNINDGAFFEEEATNWTSNHSANNNILSFSKRNTSRMENYLDLQYNTTELWCLTKDTTKTFRSCKTSKLEAGEGESACTSTSQPKELGSYIHLCHQDRRTSPEQNNLASLQSNDCIANSSASGNNNNQLILNGERLHSEPKKIPEPSYLQSPSSFKESRIGRIEVLPEKMTGIWEDASIGVPTLRDIGLNYASLEKNKKELGSGIRTRNSTCTLVELGDYSEEDDDFTDITSGIFADFNLDYAEIQEYELSPVKNPERTTDSVDTMNLSSSVASTSDQAFSPDSFSTPAQPKSLDSGYDTENNGSPEFMFKELSDPQRGELVLQVHQGLTSASEVQLKQMTDKHPYRDSAYFSDYENDKSPREDDSKFFPGPTKLAEKLSSYEDVDATKREFNITEDLRQIKRCVLAKPSDLLSTPGLSMLSPFPAQMGGCLTKEAAPENDDLGLDTEHQEEPRSELSNSTGSELSSTVQEASGNCQDESKRSEDCGRMQISCSESTVSDYEDDNETKENTDQTTVDDELPEFNHVETSEERMEGVRMNEEEFEDIDAEECDSLCEEPTVAAELSSSSSMLELCGEALRAPLEEAEDEDDSEDSESDEELRTYSIQAEEDSEGSDEDLSTVPVVVSDSSRARHLRGLLKMPTLLTQSFCDKLERKKKAVSFFDDVTVFLFDQESPTGELVDFNFSDEAEYSMKEPLDENTFQLETPLSTCETQSDAEDQDDAEEGHKWEEDLAFEKPPPDSTPETEPTLASPSNSPEVVKSATVAMNRFMVSRFSITHVSDTVTATGTGDDSPKD
- the aatka gene encoding serine/threonine-protein kinase LMTK1 isoform X1, with the protein product MRFALHVTVMSSAFFNPSSAFSSHFDTDGAPLSELSWPSSLAVVVVSFSGLFTFVFVMLACLCCKKGDMGFKEFENADGEEYQADLSPSRHNGPEVYILPLTEVSLPVSKQPGRSIQLLKSSDLSRHSLLYLKEIGHGWFGKVLLGEVNVGLSTTQVVVKELKASASVQDQMQFLEEVQPFRTLQHPALLQCLAQCSEVTPYLLVMEFCPLGDLKSYLCGCRVTDSETPDPLILQRMACDIASGLLHLHNNNFIHSDLALRNCLLTSEMSVKIGDYGLSHSLYKEDYYFTQDQIWVPLRWIAPELIDEVHGNLLIVNQTKSSNIWSLGVTMWELFEFGEQPYRQYSDRQVLTYAVREQQLKLAKPQIHLPLAERWYEVMQFCWLQPELRPSSEEVHLLLTYLCAKSSSEVEEDFEERWNALRPNLLGSPPHTAAPLVLTPTLAAAEARIQTQTQAAEPASSASSSFPLLKHFSDSFHSDTGDDLLTVTETSHGLNFEYKWEQGRAEHPYCSSSTSGPLCQGNPHYQDVYYSSDASCRTELSSVSSSYYEPEHPCVVPVLSALSPSVSSEYYIRIEETSECNLNLDDNTVDCSPALKCGNTRLSPETQTPTTQSNAYWSTADSTKSTAYDSDSSPTLQLTMDPLIRQAYSSPVMLRQSRACTSSFLVDADYNVDHPHHLFEYNVGHPVECSESQSSLTQAISSPSLGLCDPYLENRSGSISAVGSLQKTLPIGNHISIDIETGDGLLVGCQRGRNINDGAFFEEEATNWTSNHSANNNILSFSKRNTSRMENYLDLQYNTTELWCLTKDTTKTFRSCKTSKLEAGEGESACTSTSQPKELGSYIHLCHQDRRTSPEQNNLASLQSNDCIANSSASGNNNNQLILNGERLHSEPKKIPEPSYLQSPSSFKESRIGRIEVLPEKMTGIWEDASIGVPTLRDIGLNYASLEKNKKELGSGIRTRNSTCTLVELGDYSEEDDDFTDITSGIFADFNLDYAEIQEYELSPVKNPERTTDSVDTMNLSSSVASTSDQAFSPDSFSTPAQPKSLDSGYDTENNGSPEFMFKELSDPQRGELVLQVHQGLTSASEVQLKQMTDKHPYRDSAYFSDYENDKSPREDDSKFFPGPTKLAEKLSSYEDVDATKREFNITEDLRQIKRCVLAKPSDLLSTPGLSMLSPFPAQMGGCLTKEAAPENDDLGLDTEHQEEPRSELSNSTGSELSSTVQEASGNCQDESKRSEDCGRMQISCSESTVSDYEDDNETKENTDQTTVDDELPEFNHVETSEERMEGVRMNEEEFEDIDAEECDSLCEEPTVAAELSSSSSMLELCGEALRAPLEEAEDEDDSEDSESDEELRTYSIQAEEDSEGSDEDLSTVPVVVSDSSRARHLRGLLKMPTLLTQSFCDKLERKKKAVSFFDDVTVFLFDQESPTGELVDFNFSDEAEYSMKEPLDENTFQLETPLSTCETQSDAEDQDDAEEGHKWEEDLAFEKPPPDSTPETEPTLASPSNSPEVVKSATVAMNRFMVSRFSITHVSDTVTATGTGDDSPKD
- the aatka gene encoding serine/threonine-protein kinase LMTK1 isoform X3, giving the protein MSVKIGDYGLSHSLYKEDYYFTQDQIWVPLRWIAPELIDEVHGNLLIVNQTKSSNIWSLGVTMWELFEFGEQPYRQYSDRQVLTYAVREQQLKLAKPQIHLPLAERWYEVMQFCWLQPELRPSSEEVHLLLTYLCAKSSSEVEEDFEERWNALRPNLLGSPPHTAAPLVLTPTLAAAEARIQTQTQAAEPASSASSSFPLLKHFSDSFHSDTGDDLLTVTETSHGLNFEYKWEQGRAEHPYCSSSTSGPLCQGNPHYQDVYYSSDASCRTELSSVSSSYYEPEHPCVVPVLSALSPSVSSEYYIRIEETSECNLNLDDNTVDCSPALKCGNTRLSPETQTPTTQSNAYWSTADSTKSTAYDSDSSPTLQLTMDPLIRQAYSSPVMLRQSRACTSSFLVDADYNVDHPHHLFEYNVGHPVECSESQSSLTQAISSPSLGLCDPYLENRSGSISAVGSLQKTLPIGNHISIDIETGDGLLVGCQRGRNINDGAFFEEEATNWTSNHSANNNILSFSKRNTSRMENYLDLQYNTTELWCLTKDTTKTFRSCKTSKLEAGEGESACTSTSQPKELGSYIHLCHQDRRTSPEQNNLASLQSNDCIANSSASGNNNNQLILNGERLHSEPKKIPEPSYLQSPSSFKESRIGRIEVLPEKMTGIWEDASIGVPTLRDIGLNYASLEKNKKELGSGIRTRNSTCTLVELGDYSEEDDDFTDITSGIFADFNLDYAEIQEYELSPVKNPERTTDSVDTMNLSSSVASTSDQAFSPDSFSTPAQPKSLDSGYDTENNGSPEFMFKELSDPQRGELVLQVHQGLTSASEVQLKQMTDKHPYRDSAYFSDYENDKSPREDDSKFFPGPTKLAEKLSSYEDVDATKREFNITEDLRQIKRCVLAKPSDLLSTPGLSMLSPFPAQMGGCLTKEAAPENDDLGLDTEHQEEPRSELSNSTGSELSSTVQEASGNCQDESKRSEDCGRMQISCSESTVSDYEDDNETKENTDQTTVDDELPEFNHVETSEERMEGVRMNEEEFEDIDAEECDSLCEEPTVAAELSSSSSMLELCGEALRAPLEEAEDEDDSEDSESDEELRTYSIQAEEDSEGSDEDLSTVPVVVSDSSRARHLRGLLKMPTLLTQSFCDKLERKKKAVSFFDDVTVFLFDQESPTGELVDFNFSDEAEYSMKEPLDENTFQLETPLSTCETQSDAEDQDDAEEGHKWEEDLAFEKPPPDSTPETEPTLASPSNSPEVVKSATVAMNRFMVSRFSITHVSDTVTATGTGDDSPKD